One Aegilops tauschii subsp. strangulata cultivar AL8/78 chromosome 2, Aet v6.0, whole genome shotgun sequence genomic window, CCCGAAGCTCTACCAGCTTCTGCCTATTTGCGTCAACCTTGAAGACTAGGACTTCCGTTGTGTTGACCTCATTATCACGCAGCTCCTCCTCAATGCCAATCTGTTGTTCGTCATCCGTGACGGTTTCACTGAGCTTGTCGTTGTCATTCTTGTTTGCCAAATCAATGCAATCTTGGAGGGCAACGCGCACCACGTCTTTGTATGACGCATGATTCTTGAGTTGAACGTCGATGTTATTCTGCATCCTACACACCTGCAGGAGTTGGCCTGACGGCATGACAACGAGGTACATATTGGCAACACTCGCTCTTGTTACATTTCGCATGAACTTGGTCACCGACGGCGAAGATCCATTGAGATCCAAAGCATGGATGTAACCTTTATTGTGTAGAACGTAGAACAAGCCCTCCTTGTCATTATAAAGAACATCCTTGATGCAGGTTTCAAAGTCGGGGAGCGATGTCCATCGCTTGTCGCCCGGCCTGGCAAACAGGAGCGTACACCGCGTCATGTGCATAATCAGGACAGTGCATGCGGTCACCTCGGCTGTGGGGGAGATGGCGAATCGGGCATACTCCGCCTCTCGTTCCCAGAGGATGTGTCAGGCCCAGCCTTGATCATCCCCTGTTCCAGCGTGCCAGAAGTGTTTCAATTCGTCGATCGTCCATCTAACGGCTCACCTGCCTGCGTACCGGTTCGCCAGCTGAAACGATCTCCAGGCGTTCATTGTTGATCTAACGGCTGCGATGGGTCGCTGTAGCTTTTCCGACAAGCCATGTGCTCTGTTCACTTTCTGTTCTTCTTTTTCACTCGTGTAATGCCTATAAAGCTACCCATTCCCCTCATTCTGAACTATGTTGAATTGTATCGGGtgtaaaccctagccgccggtgGCGTGCAACTGGAAGAGATACCTGAAGATGAGATTGCTGATCACGCGTATAGAAGAGGGCAGAACTTTCAGGATGGAAGAAGAAGCACCCTCACTGTCAAGCCAGCAAAACTGAACATTTTTGAGTTTGAGGGACAAGACCCTGAATCCTGGATTCAGAACCTCGAGCAGTATTTTGCTGCGGCTCGAACACCAATTGAGCATAGAACAGAAGTGGCCATTTCATACCTCAAGGGCCCTGCAATTCAGTGGTGGAGGGGAACTGGATATGCCTCTAGTAATGTTCCATGGCATAAGTTCTGTTCATGTCTGTCTGACAGGTTCTCTCTGGATTCAGCTTGTGACATTGTAACCTCCTTCCATGCAGTTCAGCAGACAACTACAGTCACTGCTTATGTGGAACAATTTGAATAGCTAATGAATGTAGAGAAGGGAGAATCCTGCAATTCCAGATGATTATTATGTTTCTAGTTTT contains:
- the LOC109780580 gene encoding uncharacterized protein — its product is MTRCTLLFARPGDKRWTSLPDFETCIKDVLYNDKEGLFYVLHNKGYIHALDLNGSSPSVTKFMRNVTRASVANMYLVVMPSGQLLQVCRMQNNIDVQLKNHASYKDVVRVALQDCIDLANKNDNDKLSETVTDDEQQIGIEEELRDNEVNTTEVLVFKVDANRQKLVELRDIGEYTIFLGFNAVVCLSTKDTTLEANCSYLTDDVDSPSYHPILRKDLGIWNIKKRSRIWGNPKDSNISKTNHPSALPRSVHRCSHSVAKAQLR